Proteins co-encoded in one candidate division WOR-3 bacterium genomic window:
- a CDS encoding ketoacyl-ACP synthase III, with translation MNAYIAGIGSCVPDKVLTNFDLEKIVDTSDEWIRTRSGIKERRVSAEDAPTSDLAAAAAQRALKSADVEPADIGAIIVATATPDMFFPSTACLVQAKIGAPKIISFDISAGCTGWLYGLSIVDAFIKTGYDNILVIGAEELTKITDYTDRSTCVLFGDAAGAALFKKTDEERGILSTYFAADGSYGDLLYMPAGGTRMRPTHETIEEKLHYLKMEGNKVFKVAVRAMYESAIKTLEKVNVNPKDIALLIPHQANIRIIEATAKRLNIPMEKVGINLDRYGNTSAASIPLGIDEAYKAGRIKKGDLILMVAFGAGFTWGGVLLKW, from the coding sequence ATGAACGCATATATTGCAGGAATAGGCAGCTGTGTGCCGGATAAAGTATTGACAAATTTTGATCTGGAAAAGATCGTCGATACTTCGGATGAATGGATCAGAACACGATCCGGCATAAAAGAAAGAAGGGTTTCAGCAGAAGATGCGCCGACGAGTGATCTCGCCGCAGCGGCGGCACAGAGGGCGCTCAAATCAGCCGATGTCGAACCCGCTGACATCGGTGCAATCATAGTAGCAACAGCAACCCCGGATATGTTCTTCCCGTCTACAGCATGTCTGGTCCAGGCGAAGATCGGTGCACCCAAAATCATCTCCTTTGATATATCCGCCGGATGTACAGGCTGGCTCTACGGCCTTTCCATCGTCGATGCCTTTATCAAAACAGGATACGACAACATTCTGGTCATCGGCGCCGAGGAATTGACGAAGATAACCGATTATACGGACCGCTCCACCTGCGTCCTCTTCGGTGATGCAGCCGGTGCCGCTCTCTTCAAGAAAACTGATGAAGAACGGGGGATTCTTTCGACATATTTCGCTGCAGACGGTTCATACGGCGACCTTCTCTATATGCCCGCCGGTGGTACGAGAATGCGCCCCACCCACGAAACGATCGAGGAAAAACTCCATTATCTCAAGATGGAAGGGAATAAAGTATTTAAAGTCGCAGTCCGTGCAATGTATGAATCAGCAATAAAAACACTGGAAAAAGTAAATGTAAACCCCAAGGATATTGCTTTGCTCATTCCTCATCAGGCTAATATAAGAATTATTGAAGCGACTGCAAAAAGACTCAATATCCCGATGGAAAAGGTCGGAATAAATCTGGATCGCTACGGCAACACTTCGGCTGCATCCATACCCCTGGGTATCGACGAAGCATATAAAGCCGGTAGAATAAAAAAAGGAGACCTCATTCTGATGGTCGCCTTTGGTGCCGGCTTCACCTGGGGCGGCGTACTTTTGAAGTGGTGA
- the plsX gene encoding phosphate acyltransferase PlsX, whose protein sequence is MKIGFDLMGSDSAPKNELEALRLLKEETICDLLVCGTGDYEKEVVKFGFEFRVADEVIGMHEIPSVAIRKKKNSSLGILVQLLQKKEIEAIVSAGNTGAILGFSMVSLGKIEGLSRAGLAITLPVENGYSIMLDVGSNINPKAIDYYNYGLMGSVLSEIALDKENPRVALLNIGSEQIKGDEVRQRAYQMLQDRKMNFIGNIEGNNIMKGFADVIVTDGFTGNVILKFLEGMIDSIWSMLREEVDAVARRKVGQFLVKPAVEELKGKFNYEEYGGGILLGVEGVVIVCHGHSSSHALKNAIKLAKTCIEFNIIEEIKKRIKK, encoded by the coding sequence TTGAAGATCGGTTTTGACCTGATGGGTTCAGATTCAGCCCCGAAAAATGAACTCGAGGCACTCAGATTACTGAAAGAAGAAACAATCTGTGATCTCCTGGTCTGCGGCACAGGAGATTACGAAAAAGAAGTGGTGAAATTCGGATTTGAATTCCGGGTGGCTGACGAAGTCATCGGGATGCACGAAATTCCGTCCGTCGCAATCCGTAAAAAGAAGAACTCTTCACTCGGTATACTGGTGCAATTGCTTCAGAAGAAAGAGATTGAAGCGATTGTGAGTGCGGGCAATACCGGTGCCATCCTGGGATTCAGCATGGTTTCTCTGGGAAAGATTGAGGGACTTTCACGGGCGGGGTTGGCGATAACACTCCCTGTGGAAAACGGCTATTCGATAATGCTCGATGTCGGTTCCAATATCAACCCCAAGGCGATAGATTATTATAATTACGGTCTGATGGGCTCGGTTTTAAGTGAGATCGCCCTTGATAAAGAAAACCCGCGTGTCGCCCTTCTGAATATCGGCAGTGAACAGATAAAAGGCGACGAAGTGAGACAAAGGGCATATCAGATGCTTCAGGATCGCAAGATGAACTTCATCGGAAATATCGAAGGAAACAACATAATGAAAGGATTCGCCGACGTCATCGTCACCGACGGATTCACCGGTAATGTAATTCTTAAATTCTTAGAAGGTATGATTGACAGCATCTGGTCCATGCTCCGTGAAGAGGTGGATGCAGTGGCACGCCGCAAGGTCGGTCAATTTCTCGTCAAACCTGCAGTGGAAGAACTGAAAGGAAAATTCAACTACGAAGAATACGGAGGCGGAATCTTATTGGGAGTCGAAGGTGTAGTAATCGTCTGTCACGGACATTCTTCTTCCCATGCATTAAAAAATGCGATCAAGTTAGCCAAAACGTGTATTGAATTCAATATAATTGAAGAAATAAAAAAGAGAATCAAAAAATGA
- a CDS encoding 50S ribosomal protein L32, translated as MALPKRRQSHARKNKRRSQYKIKPLQYTKCPKCHGPKLPHRVCPDCGNYKDKVVVLPKEKEEKS; from the coding sequence ATGGCACTTCCAAAACGACGGCAATCACATGCGCGGAAAAATAAGAGACGCTCACAATATAAGATCAAACCGCTGCAATATACTAAGTGTCCAAAATGTCACGGTCCGAAATTACCTCACAGGGTCTGCCCGGACTGTGGAAACTATAAAGATAAAGTGGTCGTATTGCCGAAGGAGAAAGAGGAGAAATCTTGA
- a CDS encoding methylaspartate mutase: protein MNQKEPKRILATDCGSTTTKAILIEKRGEEYRLVVRGEAPTTVEAPYEDVTKGVLNAVREVEELSNVKLLDGENIVKGVKDKEGVDFYVSTSSAGGGLQMMVAGVVLTMTAESAARAALGAGAIVMDVIASNDGRLPHEKIERIRNLRPDMILLSGGIDGGTVSHVVELAELIKAADPRPRFGTGYQLPVIYAGNKDAREIILKTLKEKTALVIVENLRPVLERENLNPARHKIHDQFMEHVMAHAPGYKKLMNMTDVPIMPTPGAVGLLVETVAKKEKIAAIGVDIGGATTDVFSVFQGIFNRTVSANLGMSYSISNVLAEAGIENIQRWLPHDIEERSLRNRIRNKMIRPTTIPSALEDLKIEQAIAREALRLAFEQHKSMAVGLKGVQQERTISDAFSQSMTGETLIDLMSLDLIIGSGGILSHAPRRNQAALMMIDAFLPEGITRLAVDSIFMMPHLGVLSTVHERSATEVFNKDCLIPLGTCIAPVGEGKEGANVLKITIENKEGKSEERTVKYGEIVLFPLAKDETVNITLRPEKGFNVGEGKGKPLTTTVKGGLVGLIIDCRGRPLRLPEDKKKRMAVLNEWFTAMSLYPKT, encoded by the coding sequence ATGAATCAAAAAGAGCCAAAAAGAATTCTCGCCACTGATTGTGGCAGCACAACCACCAAGGCGATATTAATAGAAAAAAGAGGTGAAGAGTACCGATTGGTTGTCCGGGGTGAAGCTCCCACCACGGTCGAAGCTCCGTATGAAGATGTGACGAAAGGAGTTCTGAATGCAGTTCGTGAAGTGGAAGAACTTTCGAATGTAAAACTGCTGGACGGAGAGAATATCGTAAAAGGGGTCAAGGATAAAGAAGGAGTCGATTTTTATGTTTCCACCTCTTCTGCCGGCGGCGGGCTTCAGATGATGGTCGCCGGAGTCGTCCTGACGATGACCGCGGAGAGTGCGGCACGCGCCGCCCTTGGTGCCGGAGCGATCGTTATGGATGTAATCGCCTCAAACGACGGCAGACTTCCTCATGAAAAGATCGAACGGATCAGAAATCTACGACCTGATATGATTCTTCTCTCCGGCGGAATAGACGGTGGTACGGTTTCACATGTCGTGGAGCTGGCTGAATTGATCAAAGCCGCAGATCCCAGACCGAGATTCGGTACGGGTTATCAGCTGCCCGTAATATACGCAGGCAACAAGGATGCCCGCGAAATAATTCTCAAAACTTTGAAAGAAAAGACCGCCCTGGTGATTGTAGAAAATTTAAGGCCTGTTCTCGAACGGGAAAATCTCAATCCCGCCCGCCATAAAATTCACGACCAGTTCATGGAACATGTTATGGCGCATGCCCCCGGTTACAAGAAACTGATGAATATGACCGACGTTCCGATCATGCCCACGCCCGGCGCAGTAGGACTTCTCGTAGAGACCGTCGCGAAAAAAGAAAAGATCGCCGCCATAGGAGTCGACATCGGCGGCGCGACGACCGATGTCTTTTCTGTATTCCAGGGTATCTTCAACCGGACAGTAAGTGCGAATCTCGGGATGTCGTATTCGATCAGCAATGTACTCGCTGAAGCGGGAATCGAAAACATCCAGCGGTGGCTGCCCCATGATATCGAGGAACGAAGTTTACGCAACAGAATCAGGAATAAGATGATTCGTCCGACCACGATTCCCAGCGCCCTGGAAGATCTGAAGATCGAACAGGCGATCGCCCGGGAAGCACTGAGGTTGGCGTTTGAACAACATAAATCAATGGCGGTCGGTCTGAAAGGTGTTCAGCAGGAGAGAACAATATCAGATGCATTTTCCCAATCAATGACCGGAGAAACACTGATCGATTTGATGTCCCTCGACCTCATTATCGGGTCAGGCGGTATCCTTTCACACGCCCCGCGCAGAAACCAGGCTGCATTAATGATGATCGATGCATTCCTGCCCGAAGGAATAACACGCCTGGCGGTCGATTCAATCTTTATGATGCCTCACCTGGGGGTCTTATCGACCGTCCACGAACGTTCTGCGACCGAGGTCTTCAATAAAGATTGCCTTATCCCCTTAGGTACCTGCATCGCACCTGTCGGTGAAGGAAAAGAAGGAGCCAATGTCCTGAAGATCACGATTGAAAATAAAGAAGGAAAGAGTGAAGAAAGAACCGTCAAATACGGCGAAATCGTCCTCTTCCCTCTTGCAAAAGACGAAACAGTGAACATCACCCTGCGTCCGGAAAAAGGATTCAATGTAGGTGAAGGTAAAGGTAAACCACTGACCACGACAGTGAAAGGTGGTCTGGTCGGGCTGATCATCGATTGCCGCGGCAGACCGTTGAGACTGCCTGAGGATAAGAAGAAACGAATGGCTGTTTTAAATGAGTGGTTTACGGCGATGTCCCTCTACCCTAAAACATAG
- a CDS encoding glycine dehydrogenase subunit 2 yields MELIFEISKPGRKGYSLPQCDLPEEKISERFRRSVPAELPEVSEPEIVRHFINLSILNHHVDKALYPLGSCTMKYNPKINEELVRLNGFTAIHPLQPEKTVQGALKLMYELGEYLKKIVNLEGITLQPAAGAQGEFTAISIFKAYFKKKQEERKYVLIPDSAHGTNPASVNFSGFQPIKLPSDEQGLVDMEKLNQLMNEEVAGLMLTNPNTLGLFEKNVKKITEIIHQKGGLVYLDGANLNALLGITRPGDLGFDAVHFNLHKTFSTPHGGGGPGSGPVAVTSTLKPFLPVPIIEKENGQYRLNYDLPDTIGKVQTFYGNFLIMVRAYIFLRIIGEQGLKQISKSAILNANYVIASLKDDYFLPYTDLCMHEGVLSGKELKEYGVKTLDVAKRLLDYGFHAPTIYFPLIVSEALMIEPTDSESKESLDGFIATMKKIRKEAEENPELLKSAPHNTPVRRLDEVKAIKELKLRWKK; encoded by the coding sequence ATGGAACTGATATTTGAGATTTCAAAACCAGGGAGAAAAGGTTATTCACTGCCTCAGTGCGATCTTCCCGAAGAAAAGATTTCCGAAAGATTTCGACGCAGTGTTCCGGCTGAGCTTCCTGAAGTGAGTGAACCTGAAATAGTCAGGCACTTCATCAATCTTTCGATATTGAATCACCACGTCGATAAAGCCCTCTATCCTCTCGGTTCCTGCACCATGAAGTATAACCCCAAGATCAATGAAGAACTGGTCAGGCTGAACGGTTTCACCGCCATCCATCCGCTTCAGCCCGAGAAGACTGTTCAGGGCGCCCTGAAATTGATGTATGAACTCGGTGAATATCTGAAAAAGATCGTCAATTTAGAAGGGATTACACTCCAGCCGGCTGCCGGTGCCCAGGGCGAGTTCACTGCAATAAGTATCTTCAAGGCTTATTTTAAGAAGAAACAGGAAGAGAGAAAATATGTTCTGATTCCAGACTCTGCCCATGGTACGAATCCTGCAAGTGTGAATTTTTCCGGATTCCAACCGATAAAGCTCCCTTCAGACGAACAGGGGCTTGTGGACATGGAGAAACTGAATCAGTTGATGAATGAAGAAGTCGCCGGGCTGATGTTGACCAATCCGAACACCCTGGGGCTCTTTGAAAAGAATGTGAAGAAGATCACGGAAATCATCCACCAGAAAGGCGGCCTGGTCTATCTTGATGGAGCAAATCTGAACGCCTTACTCGGAATCACCCGTCCCGGAGACCTGGGTTTCGATGCAGTTCACTTCAATCTCCACAAAACCTTTTCAACCCCTCATGGCGGCGGCGGCCCTGGTTCAGGTCCAGTGGCGGTAACCAGCACATTGAAGCCGTTCCTTCCGGTGCCGATCATTGAAAAGGAGAACGGCCAGTACCGTTTAAACTACGACCTTCCTGATACGATCGGCAAGGTTCAGACATTCTACGGAAATTTTCTGATTATGGTGCGTGCCTATATCTTTCTGAGAATAATCGGCGAGCAGGGACTCAAACAGATCTCCAAATCCGCCATTTTAAATGCAAATTATGTAATAGCTTCGCTCAAAGACGATTACTTTCTTCCCTATACAGACCTCTGCATGCATGAAGGAGTACTCTCTGGAAAAGAACTGAAAGAATACGGTGTAAAAACACTCGATGTTGCGAAACGTTTGCTCGATTACGGATTCCACGCGCCGACAATATATTTCCCGCTTATTGTCAGTGAAGCCCTGATGATTGAACCCACTGACAGTGAATCAAAAGAATCCCTTGATGGATTCATCGCGACAATGAAAAAAATCCGCAAGGAGGCTGAAGAGAATCCTGAACTGCTGAAGTCCGCGCCGCACAATACCCCTGTAAGACGCCTTGATGAAGTGAAGGCGATCAAGGAATTGAAATTAAGATGGAAGAAGTAG
- a CDS encoding cytosolic protein encodes MDCDKNKNLKGCNCTYEPCSRKGRCCECLRYHLSMNELPACCFPDDVEKTYDRSFARFVKLHQG; translated from the coding sequence ATGGATTGCGATAAAAATAAAAATTTAAAAGGGTGCAATTGCACTTATGAACCGTGTTCAAGAAAAGGAAGATGCTGTGAGTGTCTCAGATACCATCTGAGCATGAACGAACTGCCGGCCTGCTGTTTTCCCGACGATGTCGAAAAAACATACGACCGCTCCTTTGCCCGTTTCGTCAAACTCCACCAGGGATAA
- a CDS encoding peptidase translates to MQGYYRFPTINKDKLIFVCEDDLWTVSIKGGIARRLTSNLGEVSHPFISPDGKYVAFIGREEGNPEVYCMEANGGTAVRLTFTGAQCTVVGWTKDSKRILFASNTKQWYPRTMYIYSVSREKDFPKLISVGPATQISYGPEKGVVIGRHTADPARWKRYRGGTAGVLWIDKNGTGNFKKLIELKGNFAAPMWIGKRIYFICDHEGIGNIYSCTPEGKQLQRHTNHTTFYVRNATTDGKNIVYHAGGDIYIYYTDLKTSKKVEIEYHGPRIQTNRKFVDASKYLEDYSIHPQGKSVSVTSRGKVFSMPTWEGPVTQNGGDIKARYRLGKWLHDEKRFIVVTDEKGEDVLQIHYPEANKKPETLPLLDIGRPIELEPSPQKPVVALTNHRNELILVDLQSRKRVIIDQSKYSRIQDIAWAPDGNWLAYSFPDSEHTSCIKVCHIKSKKTYPVTRTVLHDFSPSFDPEGRYLYFLSNRHFDPVYDTMQFELSFPANIKPYIVILKKETPAPFTYTQIAPVGLDMPMPDKASMKKKKGTPKIEIELKGIKDRIIPLPLPAGNYGQIWGIKNKVLFSTYPIEGGIKQWISEEPSNNGTLKFYDFIEQKSGVITTGISDFKVSRNGEILIYRAKNQLRVIKPVEKVDEKLPKKPVGPKSGWLDLARIKVLVEPINEWRQMYRDVWRLQRDHFWVKDMSGVDWNKIYKRYLPLLERISTRSEFSDLIWEMQGELGTSHAYEWGGDYRQPPAYRQGFLGADFIYDKKRDAYRIINIVKGDPWEKGKTSPLCAPGLDIKEGDLLIAIQGKRVNKKTLPEELLVNRADTEILLTIAKQNRKGQKTFTVKPLSDETGARYRDWVEMNREKVHRLSGNRIGYVHIPDMGPFGFAEFHRYFLSEIQYPGLIVDVRFNRGGHVSELLLEKLARKRIAYDVNRWGQPHPYPYESVLGPIVCITNEYAGSDGDIFSHAFKLYKIGPLIGKRTWGGVIGISPYYNLSDGGLTTQPEYSFWFFDVGWGVENYGTDPDIEVEIKPQDHVKGRDPQLARGIQECLKLMRKRPPRKPKFGKRPKLKLPERLG, encoded by the coding sequence ATGCAAGGATATTATCGTTTTCCAACAATTAATAAAGATAAACTTATCTTTGTCTGTGAAGATGACCTCTGGACCGTGTCAATTAAGGGTGGTATTGCCCGCCGATTGACCTCGAATCTGGGGGAAGTGAGCCATCCCTTCATTTCACCGGACGGTAAGTACGTCGCATTCATCGGCCGGGAAGAAGGAAACCCCGAAGTTTATTGTATGGAGGCGAACGGCGGTACCGCCGTAAGACTGACCTTCACGGGCGCCCAATGTACGGTCGTGGGATGGACCAAGGACAGCAAAAGAATTCTCTTCGCCAGCAACACCAAACAGTGGTATCCAAGAACGATGTACATCTATTCAGTGAGCCGGGAAAAAGACTTTCCGAAATTGATTTCTGTAGGTCCGGCGACCCAGATCTCCTACGGACCAGAAAAAGGCGTGGTCATCGGCAGACATACTGCTGACCCGGCACGGTGGAAACGATATCGGGGCGGAACCGCCGGTGTGCTCTGGATCGACAAAAACGGCACCGGTAATTTCAAAAAACTGATCGAACTCAAAGGGAATTTCGCCGCACCTATGTGGATCGGTAAAAGAATATACTTTATCTGCGACCACGAAGGTATCGGTAATATTTACTCGTGCACACCTGAAGGCAAACAGCTTCAACGCCATACCAATCATACTACATTTTACGTCCGTAATGCAACGACCGACGGGAAAAATATCGTTTACCACGCAGGCGGTGATATCTATATCTACTACACTGATCTAAAGACAAGTAAAAAAGTCGAGATCGAATACCACGGCCCCCGGATACAGACCAATCGCAAATTCGTCGATGCCTCGAAATATCTTGAAGATTATTCAATCCATCCGCAGGGAAAGAGTGTTTCCGTAACGAGCCGCGGTAAGGTCTTCTCAATGCCCACCTGGGAAGGACCGGTCACTCAAAACGGCGGTGACATCAAAGCAAGGTACCGCCTCGGTAAGTGGCTGCATGACGAAAAAAGATTCATCGTGGTAACCGATGAAAAAGGAGAAGACGTCCTTCAGATCCACTATCCCGAAGCAAACAAAAAACCCGAAACCCTGCCCCTTCTTGACATCGGCAGACCGATCGAACTTGAACCGTCACCGCAAAAACCGGTCGTCGCACTGACCAATCACCGTAATGAATTGATCCTCGTTGATCTCCAGTCGAGAAAACGGGTGATCATCGATCAGAGTAAATACTCCCGCATCCAGGATATCGCCTGGGCTCCGGACGGAAACTGGCTGGCTTACAGTTTTCCTGATTCTGAACACACATCCTGTATAAAGGTGTGCCACATAAAGAGTAAAAAAACCTATCCCGTAACCAGAACCGTACTTCACGACTTCTCACCGAGTTTCGACCCTGAGGGCAGATATCTCTATTTCCTTTCCAACCGCCATTTTGACCCGGTCTACGATACGATGCAATTCGAATTGAGTTTTCCCGCAAACATAAAACCTTATATCGTGATTTTAAAAAAAGAAACACCCGCCCCATTCACCTACACTCAGATCGCACCGGTGGGACTTGACATGCCGATGCCCGACAAAGCCTCAATGAAAAAGAAGAAAGGTACACCGAAGATCGAAATCGAGTTGAAAGGTATAAAAGACCGTATCATCCCCCTTCCCCTGCCGGCAGGGAACTATGGCCAAATATGGGGAATAAAGAACAAAGTCCTCTTCTCCACCTATCCCATAGAGGGCGGTATAAAACAATGGATATCCGAAGAACCGTCGAACAACGGAACCTTGAAGTTCTACGACTTCATCGAGCAGAAAAGCGGTGTGATAACGACCGGTATCAGTGACTTCAAGGTTTCAAGAAACGGTGAAATCCTCATCTACCGCGCAAAAAACCAATTGCGTGTGATAAAACCCGTTGAAAAGGTGGATGAAAAACTTCCGAAAAAACCAGTAGGTCCGAAGAGCGGCTGGCTCGACCTCGCCAGAATAAAGGTGCTGGTGGAGCCGATAAATGAATGGCGGCAGATGTACCGCGATGTCTGGCGGCTCCAGCGTGACCACTTCTGGGTAAAGGATATGTCAGGTGTGGACTGGAACAAAATATACAAAAGGTATCTTCCCCTGCTTGAAAGAATAAGCACCCGTTCTGAATTCTCCGACCTCATCTGGGAGATGCAGGGAGAACTCGGCACCTCGCATGCCTATGAATGGGGAGGTGATTATCGACAACCTCCTGCATACAGACAAGGATTTTTAGGAGCGGACTTCATTTACGACAAAAAAAGAGACGCCTATCGTATCATCAACATCGTAAAAGGAGATCCCTGGGAAAAAGGAAAAACTTCGCCACTGTGCGCACCCGGTCTTGATATCAAAGAAGGAGACCTTTTGATTGCGATCCAGGGTAAGAGGGTGAATAAAAAGACCCTGCCTGAAGAACTCCTCGTGAACCGCGCCGATACTGAAATTCTACTCACGATAGCGAAACAAAACCGTAAAGGCCAGAAGACATTCACTGTAAAACCGTTGAGTGACGAAACAGGTGCCCGGTACCGCGACTGGGTGGAGATGAACAGAGAAAAAGTCCACAGACTGAGCGGAAACAGAATCGGTTATGTACATATTCCTGATATGGGGCCATTCGGTTTCGCCGAATTCCACCGCTATTTTCTCAGCGAAATCCAGTATCCCGGTCTGATCGTCGATGTCAGATTCAATCGCGGCGGTCATGTCTCAGAACTGCTCCTGGAGAAACTTGCACGTAAAAGAATCGCTTACGACGTCAATCGCTGGGGACAACCCCATCCTTACCCTTATGAATCCGTATTAGGACCCATAGTCTGCATCACCAATGAATATGCGGGCTCTGACGGAGATATATTCAGTCATGCATTCAAACTCTACAAGATCGGACCGCTAATCGGCAAACGCACCTGGGGCGGCGTCATCGGCATCTCCCCCTATTACAACCTCTCTGACGGCGGTTTGACCACCCAACCAGAGTATTCCTTCTGGTTCTTTGATGTAGGCTGGGGAGTGGAAAACTACGGCACAGACCCGGACATCGAAGTCGAAATCAAACCTCAGGATCATGTAAAGGGTCGTGACCCGCAATTGGCACGTGGAATACAGGAATGTCTGAAACTGATGAGAAAGAGACCGCCCAGAAAACCTAAGTTCGGAAAACGGCCCAAACTGAAATTGCCGGAAAGACTGGGATAA
- a CDS encoding biotin--[acetyl-CoA-carboxylase] ligase, producing the protein MIKKIIRFKEVSSTQDTARRFFHKKEEVAVSSLRQKKGRGRQGRSWSSPAGGIYLSLLLFPERRFTSIPLLAAFTIVKVLEDYGFSKISILWPNDVLLNNKKVCGIICEQFKTSLICGIGLNVNIDKFPAGLEHATSLMIEAGREFDLDELLNHIIGRFNPLYQELQDKGIKIKEVLNYLAGLGESVELVTKKGVIKGTVYDIDDDWSLLLRDSSGMIRRFYYGDVRRLLW; encoded by the coding sequence ATGATCAAAAAGATCATAAGGTTTAAAGAGGTCTCTTCTACGCAGGACACCGCCAGGAGATTTTTTCATAAAAAAGAAGAGGTGGCGGTTTCTTCGCTCCGTCAAAAAAAAGGACGGGGCAGGCAGGGGAGATCCTGGTCTTCACCTGCAGGTGGTATATATTTATCATTACTGCTCTTCCCTGAAAGGCGGTTCACCTCGATCCCCCTTCTCGCCGCCTTCACGATTGTCAAGGTTTTGGAGGATTACGGTTTTTCGAAGATTTCGATTCTCTGGCCCAATGATGTATTACTCAACAACAAGAAGGTATGTGGAATCATCTGTGAACAGTTCAAGACTTCTTTGATCTGCGGCATAGGTTTGAATGTTAATATCGATAAATTCCCCGCAGGATTGGAACATGCTACATCTTTAATGATCGAGGCAGGCAGGGAATTTGACCTTGACGAACTCCTTAATCATATTATAGGAAGATTCAATCCCCTTTATCAGGAGCTTCAGGATAAGGGCATCAAGATTAAAGAGGTGTTGAACTATCTCGCCGGATTGGGTGAGTCTGTCGAACTTGTTACAAAGAAGGGAGTGATTAAAGGAACGGTCTATGATATTGACGACGATTGGTCACTGCTCTTAAGGGATTCATCAGGGATGATTCGCAGATTCTATTATGGAGATGTAAGGCGGTTACTATGGTAG
- a CDS encoding type III pantothenate kinase: protein MVAAVDIGNSNIHCGLFRGRRLRKKIVYPLIHKNVVNKVIRELRREEIKGAAISSVVPSFTYRFAKLLQHNFGVLPIIVSAKTASFLKFDYYRPETLGADRIANAVGGLVRYRKNLIIIDFGTAVTFDVVLRNGRYLGGIIVPGALASLDSLVRQTALLKPVPYKERATLIGRSTEECIQSGIFNGTVAMVSGLVRQIKRRMKKRFLCVATGGWGERAARRIQEIDCFYSNLCLNGIMEIYYYNVEKRR, encoded by the coding sequence ATGGTAGCAGCCGTTGACATCGGAAATTCGAATATCCACTGCGGTCTGTTTCGGGGCCGGAGATTGAGAAAGAAAATAGTTTATCCCTTAATACATAAGAATGTTGTTAACAAGGTGATCAGGGAATTAAGGCGTGAAGAGATAAAAGGTGCGGCGATCTCTTCAGTCGTTCCTTCGTTTACGTATCGGTTTGCAAAACTCCTGCAGCATAATTTCGGTGTTCTTCCGATCATTGTTTCCGCAAAGACCGCCTCTTTTTTAAAATTTGATTATTATCGACCTGAGACACTGGGTGCCGACCGTATCGCCAATGCGGTCGGCGGTTTGGTACGCTACAGAAAGAACTTGATTATCATCGATTTCGGTACGGCCGTAACTTTTGATGTCGTGCTGCGAAACGGCAGATACCTGGGCGGCATTATTGTCCCCGGCGCCCTTGCTTCCCTTGATTCCCTGGTGAGACAGACCGCCCTTTTAAAGCCGGTCCCCTATAAAGAAAGGGCGACTCTTATCGGTCGAAGCACAGAGGAATGCATTCAGTCAGGGATTTTTAACGGAACCGTGGCGATGGTCAGCGGACTTGTCCGCCAGATAAAGAGACGAATGAAAAAGAGATTTTTGTGTGTTGCAACAGGCGGCTGGGGTGAAAGAGCGGCTCGTCGGATCCAGGAGATAGACTGTTTTTATTCAAATCTATGTCTCAATGGAATTATGGAGATATATTATTATAATGTCGAGAAAAGGAGATAA